The nucleotide sequence CACGAATTCGCCGACCAGGGTGTTGAACTGTTCGCTGTGAACCTCGAAGAATCTCCAGACAAAATCAAAGGGGCACTCGAGCGGTTGAAGCTGTCAACAACTGTGGTCATGGACAGTAATGGCCGCATCGCAGAGAGATACGGTGCCACTTCGATTCCTCAAACTGTCATCATCGACCGCGAAGGGAACGTTGCCCGTGTTTTCGTGGGCGGCGGCGCCCGGTTTGACGAACGACTCCGATCGGCTCTGACGGCCGTCCTCGCGGGTGAAGCGCCCAAGTCTCCGGCAGCGGCCGAATGACCTCTGCGGAGAAATCCGGGGCTCTTCAAGCGGTCACGAAAAAGGTTCGGAGACCAGCTCGAATGCATCACCCCACTTGCCGTTGAAAACCGTTCAACGCCAGGTGGGCACATGGAACGCCCCGCTCAGACCTGCATGGTCCCGACTGTCACGTCTTCTCTGCCGACAGCAATCCGCAGTGAATCAACGTCGGCACCACTTCCCCTGTCACCAGTCCGGCGTTCTGCATCCACGTCCGGTACTCTTTTGCACTGTAGGCCCTTCCTTCGGTCAGCGTAAATAACGCGGCAGAATACAGTGCAATGGGCAGCGGGCCATCCAGTTCGTCGTTCAGGAAGACATCGTGAATCACCAACCGCCCACCCCTGGCCAGGGAGTGGGCCGACTTCCTGACAAGCTGCTCACATTCGGGCTCATCCCAGTCGTGCAGAATATTTGACAGCAGAATGACATCGGCGGCGGGAAATGGATCTGCAAACATATCTCCTTCGATCAGTTGCAGGCGATCCGATACACCATACTGCTCTGCAAACTCCCCGGCGACTTTGAGCACCTCTGGCCGGTCGAAGACGATCGCACTCAGTCGGGGATTTTTCTGCAGACAGGCAATGCTGTAGATTCCCGTCCCGCCCCCGACATCGAGCAGAACGCCCTCGGTCATATTCAGTTTTTCAGCCAGAACCGGTGCGACGTTCTTGGCCCGGCCTGCCAATGCGAGCGTCAGGCGACGGGCAGACGCTTCCTGCTCCATGGCCGACTCCAGTCCGTCCCGATAGATGAAGGCGGCTCCTTCGTCGCCACTTTTTGCGTGAGCGGGTCGGTTGGTCCGCAGCCGCGCGACCATCTCGGTCACACCGGGACTTTCTGCTGCCAGTCCGATGTAGTCTCCGACAAAATGATCCTTTCCGGGAATCAGATGATTCTCAGCAAGTGCGGAAAGGGAGAAGGTTCCACTCCGGTCGACGTCCAGTAACTGCATGGCGCGCAGGGCCGTCAGCAGAACAAGCGCGGGTCGCTGCTCGAGCTGCAGTTCCTGCTTTAGCTCGTTGAGGTTCATCGGGCGCGCAGCCAGGCGCTCGAAAAGTCCAAAGTGAGCCACCGCGGCGGTGAGTAACTCGCTGCCATAGCTCCCCCGAAAATGGACGAATAACGAAGTGGGGTCGAGGGACGGAGATACGGCTTGTTTCATCGGGCGATGTCTCGTCGAAGTAGCGAATGCGGCGGGTACCTACCTTGGATCCGTAGCCGTGGTGGCGTTCCAGCACACAGTGCCAAAAGGTGATTTCTGTGAAAGATTCAGCAGGCGAATGCCTGGTGAAACGGGCTTCGCCTCATGGTAGCCCTTTTCGTCAGGCATGACAGCGATGTACAGAGTGAGTGTCGCTGATCACCACTGGATACCCGTTTCCGACGTGTGGACGCGAACACCTCTCTCACTGATCTTCTGCAGTGGGAAGATCGAGCAATGTGCTGCTGCGGGACAGTCATCGCCTGCCTGATGGCAGAAACTGCCGATCGCAAGCCGGTCGATACAGAAGGACTTTTCGCGCAAGTCGTTATTTCGCGCAAGATCCTCACAGTCCGTACAGTTTCACTCATCAGACTGCGTGACAAAAGCCGAATAACGATGAGACGCGATAAATTCGTCACAGTCCGCGCACCCGTTGCGGGCTGAAGTTGGGAAGTATAGGTCGACCCAGTTCGACTTTCGGCTGGAAATGCGGATTCACGGATCCTGCTGGAGAGAGACGTCCATGCAACGTGTGAACATTGGCTTCGTGTGCCTGTCGTGGCTCGTTTTGGCCAGCGCAGTCTCCGCGCAAACGGCAGTCGATACCTATTCCGATTCAGGGGTCGCTGAAGTTCAGAACTTCAGTGGAGGCGGCGTGCTGCAAGGCACCTACTTCGACATCCGGCACATGACGGGTGACGGGGTGGGTTACCGTGACAGCTATAGCCAGATTGGCGTGTTCACGCCCATCTGGGTCAATGAAGACGCCTTCATTGCTCCCAACGCCCGGCTGATCATTACGAACAGCTCACAGATCGGTGTGAACGCCGGTCTCGTGGGTCGTAAGTATGTCGACAGCCTGGACCGGATCTTCGGTGTCTACGGATACTACGACGACGACGAGAACTACCTCAACAATCGGTACAGCCAGTTCAACGTGGGTGCGGAAACCCTCGGCGAATGGTGGGACCTGCGAGGGAACGGGTATTTCGTCAACGGGAGCAACGATAACTTCGTCGCCCCGCTCGGAATCAGCGGAAACCCCTACTTCGTCGGCAACTCGCTCGCCTTCAACGGATTGCAGCTTCGCGATCAGTCGATGAGCGGGGGTGATATGGAGTTTGGCGTCCCCGTCTCGGCATCAGCTCAATGGCTGCGAGCCTACTCCGGCTTCTATGCTTATCGCACCTCAGAACAGAACACCTTCGGTTACCGTGGACGGGTCGAAGCGATGATCAGCAACGACCTGACGGTCGGTCTGGTCATCAACCAGGACCGTCTGTGGGGTACCAACCTGAACGCCACAGTCGATTTCCGTTTTTCGGGTTTCCAGCCCACCCGCTACTTCCCCAATCTCTCTGTCCGCGAACGCATGCTGAACCCCGTTCAGCGAAACTGGCGTGTTGCCACCCACACCTACAATCAGCAGGTTGACATCGCTGCGATCAACCCTGAAACGAACAAGCCTTACTTCATTACCCACGTTAATAACAGCAACACCAGCGGCGGCGACGGAACCTTCCAGAACCCATTCAAAAATCTGCCAGGCAGTGCCCCCGGCGATATCATTCTGGTGCACAACGGCAATTCCAGCGAAGCCAATCCTGTCACCGGATCAATTATCCTTTCGGACAACCAGCGACTGCTGGGTACTGGCCGACTCTCGACTGTTGACCTCTACGCCCGTTACGGAAATACGATCTACGGCAACTTCGATTTGCCCGGGACCAGCAATTCGGGGATCTACCCCTATATGAGAAACGACAATGCCAGCCTGAATGGTGGCAGTGTTGTGACTCTTGCTAACAACAACGAAGTTCGCGCCCTCAATTTCACCGGTTCGGCCGGGGACGCGATTCGTAATACCAGTGCCGGGTCACGCAACTTCCTGCTGCACAACCTGGAAATCAGCGGCAATGGTGGTCGCGGAATTGCCCTCACCAATGCTTCGGGCGGCGGTGTGATTCGTGACATCAACGTCGGCACAACCAACCATGCTAATCCGTTTGGCTACGGCCGAAACGCAGGGGGCGGGATTCAGGTCGATACGGCAGTGCCAGGTCTTGACCTGTTCATGTCCAACGTTCAAATGAACGCCGACGCCAGCCAGCCACAGCCCTTCGGCGTGAAGCTGAATGCAGACGATTCCTATCTGAACGTGATGATGAAGAATGTCTTCACGAACGGTAACGGAACCGGTATCCAGTTGAGCGAAACCAGCCAGCAGCTCACCGCTTACATGGACAACGTACGCTCCAACAACAACTCCAATGCTGGTATTCAGATCGACGGCACCGGCGGTTCTATCACGGTCTTCGGAACCAATGTTGCAGCCATGCAGAACGGCTCCAACAACCTGCAGATCGGTACGCAAGCGGCTCCAATCAAGACCTCGACAGTCGGCGTCACGTTCTCAGAATCCAACTTCAGCAACAGCGTGGGTGGATCGGGTATCGTCTTCAGCCAGTTGGGCGGTGCCGGCACTCTTAACCTGACCAACGTCAACGCGATTGGAAATGCGATCGACGGCCTGGGAATCTACGCCACAAACAACACGTTGATGAACGCCAACGTCCGCGACAGCCAGTTCCAGAATAACGTGCGTGACGCCTTCCATGTCGAAGGAACCCTCGGCTCGACGGTCAACCTGTTCGTAGACCCCACCGACGCATCGGGAAGTGGCCGCGATGCACTCTACTACCGGTTGAATGATTCGCGACTCAATGTTGCCTTCCTGGAAAACAACCTCAACAACAGTGGTCGAAGTGCGGTCCACGGGGAACTGTCTCAGAACTCGGTCGTGAACCTCTTCTTCGACTACAACACTGCTCGGAACTCGGGTGGCGATGGTTTCTACTTGAACGCCACTGGCAACTCGTTTGCAAACCTGGAATTCAGCCACGGAACACTTGCTAACAGCGGTCGCCTGGTGAACGGATCCAGTGCCTTCAACATTATCTCTGACAACTCGACCATTAACCTCCTGTCGAACCTGTCGCCTGCAAACAACATCGCTCCCAACGGAACGGTCAGCAACCAGGCTTACGGTTTGAAACTCGACCTGAAGAATGCCAGCCTCTTCAACGGCAACATCTACAATGGTGACTTCTCGGACACGCTGGTGAACGCTGTCCGCATCGATGCCACAACGGGATCCGACGCCGCTCTGACCCTGCTCAATACCTCGGGCAGCCGCAGCGGATCTGACGGATTCGTCGCCAATGTCGACTACTCTCGCGTGATGACCGACTTCACCAACAGCGACTTCAATAACAGTGGTCGTGACGGGATGAACTTCAAAGTCTCTAACGGCGGAATCCTGAACTCACGCTTCAACAACAGCAGCCTCAGCAACAGCGAACGAAGCGGTATCTACGGTGACGTCAGTGGCGCCGCCTCAGTCGCCTCGATCTCGATGCTGAACGGCAGCAATATCAACAACAGTGGTGCGAACGGCGTCGAATACATCATGAATGATGGTGAATTCAACTTCGCGTCGCGCAGCTCGTCGATTTCGAACAACGGTCAGAACGGTGCCGGCAGCGGTGTGCTGGGTGTGATCAACAACGGTGCGGTGAATCGTCTCGATTTCGCCAACGCCACGATCAACAACAACGCTGACAACGGTATCTTCGTCACCAGCCGCAACGATTCGATCGTGCAGGCGTCGGTCAACCTGGGCTCGGTTGATAACAATGGCACGAGCCTGATGTCACTCCGTGGAAACGACGGTATCCGTCTCGATATCGAGCGATCACCATTCAGCTTCCTGCAGGTCTATAACGGTGCCAGTGTCAGTGGCAATGGTAACAACGGAATCTCGATTCGAGCTGACCAGGGAACGAACTTTGTCGGAGCCATCGGCACCGACATCTACGGTCGGGCTGGCCAGGGAGTTCAGATTGTCAACAACGGCGTTGCACTGCCTCCCTTCGTCAACAGCCGAACCGGCCTGGAAGTCGTCGCCACCTCCAACTCGCAAGTTGGCCTCAGCTTGAACTCGGTCACACTGGGGAACACCTTCCCATTCGGTTCACAGCAAATCGGCATGAACCTCTTCGCGAGCGGTAACAGCCATATCGATGCTTCAGTGGTCTCAAGCAACCTGTCGAACAACGCTGCGAATGCAGTGAACACGACCGTGACCGGTCCAAGCTCCGAGATCAATCTGGCGATGGCGAACGTTCAGGCCGACCGCAGTGGTTCGATCGGTGGTCTGTTCAATGCCCTCAACGGCGGCTCCTTGAATGTGTACACCTCAGCGAACACCTCGTTCTCACAAAGCGGTGGTGCGGGGATGTTCGTACGGGCTGATGGAGCCAACAGTGTCGCCAACTTCAACCTGGTTTCGACCAGCCTCGACGCGAACGGTACCTTCTTCGGTGGTCAGGGCTTCTTCGGAGTCGCATCCAACGGCGGCAACCTGAACACGGCCATGGTGACCTCGTCGGTCTCGAGCAACGCCAACCAGGGTATCCAGCTCACAACCAACAACCCAGGTTCGCTCACCCGGATGAACGTGGTTGGATCCACTGTCGACTTCAACGGATCGGAAGGCCTGTTGATCAACGTGGGTGACGAGGGCGAAGTTCAGTATCGCTCGATCGGCAACTCGTACAACGGCAACGGCAACAACGGAGGACTTGATGGTGTGAACGTCACTGCCATCGGCAATGGTGCCTCTGATTCGGCGAAGGCTCTGCTGCTGTTCTATGGTGATACCATGGACTTCAACGCAGGCGACGGGATTTCGCTCACGGCCCTCGATGGTGCGACTCTGACCACCTCGATCGAAGCTGGAACATCGGCCTCGAGCAACGGTCGCTACGGAATCCAGGTCGACGCTTCGGGCACCAACACCAAATTCAACCTGTTGATGACGGGCTTGAACACCTTCGAAGGGAACGTCCTGGGCCCGATCGCAGGATTGGACTTCTCGTTCATGGATCAGGCTGTCGTTTCTCTGACAGGCTCCTATGACACCACTGGCGTCCAAGCGAACTTCACCAACGTCAACAACGGTCTGTTCGCTCTGTCGGGCCCCGGAACGGTGAACTCGGCAACCGGCGACGGCGTCAACGTCCAGATGACCAATGTCACCAACGGCTCGGTACTGATCAATGGGGTCTCGAGCATCAATGATAGTGTGGGTGACGGCATCCAGATCGGAATGAACAATGTCGCAAACGGTGCCATCAACCTGTTTGGCCCCACCGAGATTGCTCGAAGTGGCGGTCGCGGAATCGACATTTCTCTGACAGACACGACTCTGGTCAGCAACCTGGGACTGAACGTGGCTTTGGCTCCTGTCGAAGTCCTGACGGTTACCGACAACCTGAGCAGCCCGCTGAACAACCAGCTTCCTGTTCCTGTCGTCAAGGAACTGCTGTCGCTGGGAACCGTGGCCAACACCGCTCTGATTGTCCAGGGCCAGACCGTGACCAACAGTGGTGCTGAAGGAATCGCCGTGACCCTCAACAATTCGTTGATTGAAGCGGGTGAGACCTACCTCTCGCAGAACTCTGTGTCGCAGTCCACGGGGGACGGAATCCTGATCACTGCGAACAACTCCATCGCAGACGGGATCAAGATCGTGGGAACCTCCAGCAATTCGAACACCGGCAACGGTCTGAACATTGTTGGAAACGGCGCTTCACTGCGTGACCTGACCATCAGCAGTGGTGGCACCGGGGTTAACACCGGACTCGACTTCACGATCACGGGCAACACCTTCCCCGCCGGTGGGGGTACCTTCAACCTGATCAACACCTCGGGGACATCCACGGCTGACGTGACCGGGTTCACCCTGGACACTTCAACCTCTGTCTCCGGAGCAATCTTCAATACACAAGGTGGGGCCAATTACCCCTTCACACCTTACAATGGCACCGACGTCACCACGGGTCTGGCTACTGTGAATGGAACCGTGGTTCCAGTCCCCGGAGCTGACCCCTATCCTCCAACCCTGGTTGACGATTTCAGCCAGCTGCTGGAACTCACCTTCACCAGCTTTGCTCCCGGTGAAAACTTCCAGTGGGACAACGACTTTGACCTGACGCCCGGTGGAGACGAAACTGTCTACGGCAGCGACCTGATTGGTTCGACGATTCAGGTTGACTACACCGGTGGACTGACCCTGGGTGGCACGCTGGTGGCTCTGCCTGGAAACCCCGAAGGATCGCACTTCGTGGCCACCACGGGGAATATCGGACAGAGCTCCTTCTCAAGCAACGGTGCTGACGGGATCCAGTTCAACCTGAACAACACGGATCTGTCAAACCTGACGGTGGCGGGAGCTGTGATTCAGTCCAACGGCACCAGCCAGGTCGGACACGGGATCGAATTCACCGGTAACGGTGGGACGGTCACGAACAGCACGCTCGATAACATCACGCTGGTTGGTAACACCGTCTCGCTGAATACCGGTGATGGGGTGCGACTGGTCAATGCTCAGACGGTCAACTCGACGATCAACATGATTATCAACGAGAACTCGATCAGCCAGAACACCGGTTCCGGACTGAATATGACTCTCGTCAATGGCGGTCAGGATCTGCGAGCCAGCATCGCCCGCAACATGATTACCGAGAACGGCCTGAACGCTGCGAACCCTGCCCTGAACGCTGCCGGGATCAACGTGGTGCTCGGCGACAATGCCAACTACACGGGTGGATTTGACAGCAACACCATCAGCGGAAACGGCACTCAAGGTGTCAATCTCCAGATGGGTCTGAACGGTCAGATTACCAGCAACTTCACCAACAACGTGATCAATGGCAACCTGGCTGAAGGGATCAACCTGGCTCTCAAGAATGGTGGTCACTTCGAAGGGGCCCAGTTCTACGGCAACCAGATCGGTACCGCAGCGGAGCGTAACGGTGGCATGGGTGTGAAGCTGGTTGTGCCTGATCAGGCCAGCTTTAACTGGAACCTCGGTGATACAACCCGCGCCGGGAACGAAATTACCGGTAATACAGACGCCGGTGTGGGAATCCTGATGACGGGTGCTTCAACGGGTGTCCTGAATGTCGCAAACTCGACCTTCAGCAACACGGTGAATGGACCAGACCAGAACTTCAACGGCGACGGCCTGCGAACGTTCCAGCAGGGTGCCTCATCCCTGACCGGAACCATGGTTCAGTCGACCTTTACCAACAACGTTGGCAACGGTGCTCAGATGACCGTGACAGGGAACAACCTGGGTGTCTTCGCTTCTCTGAACAACTTTGTCGTCGGTGGTGCGACAGCGGACCTCGGCAACACCTTTACCAACAACGGAGCGAACGGACTGGAATTCTCGCGAACGGCTGATGGTCAGATCAACAATATGACCATCCAGAACAACCAGTTCCTGACCAACTCCGCGAACGGCCTGGCTGTCCTTGCCGCGAATGAGTTCCGCACCGACACCTACACGATCAACGATAACCGTT is from Schlesneria sp. DSM 10557 and encodes:
- a CDS encoding methyltransferase; protein product: MKQAVSPSLDPTSLFVHFRGSYGSELLTAAVAHFGLFERLAARPMNLNELKQELQLEQRPALVLLTALRAMQLLDVDRSGTFSLSALAENHLIPGKDHFVGDYIGLAAESPGVTEMVARLRTNRPAHAKSGDEGAAFIYRDGLESAMEQEASARRLTLALAGRAKNVAPVLAEKLNMTEGVLLDVGGGTGIYSIACLQKNPRLSAIVFDRPEVLKVAGEFAEQYGVSDRLQLIEGDMFADPFPAADVILLSNILHDWDEPECEQLVRKSAHSLARGGRLVIHDVFLNDELDGPLPIALYSAALFTLTEGRAYSAKEYRTWMQNAGLVTGEVVPTLIHCGLLSAEKT
- a CDS encoding right-handed parallel beta-helix repeat-containing protein, with the translated sequence MQRVNIGFVCLSWLVLASAVSAQTAVDTYSDSGVAEVQNFSGGGVLQGTYFDIRHMTGDGVGYRDSYSQIGVFTPIWVNEDAFIAPNARLIITNSSQIGVNAGLVGRKYVDSLDRIFGVYGYYDDDENYLNNRYSQFNVGAETLGEWWDLRGNGYFVNGSNDNFVAPLGISGNPYFVGNSLAFNGLQLRDQSMSGGDMEFGVPVSASAQWLRAYSGFYAYRTSEQNTFGYRGRVEAMISNDLTVGLVINQDRLWGTNLNATVDFRFSGFQPTRYFPNLSVRERMLNPVQRNWRVATHTYNQQVDIAAINPETNKPYFITHVNNSNTSGGDGTFQNPFKNLPGSAPGDIILVHNGNSSEANPVTGSIILSDNQRLLGTGRLSTVDLYARYGNTIYGNFDLPGTSNSGIYPYMRNDNASLNGGSVVTLANNNEVRALNFTGSAGDAIRNTSAGSRNFLLHNLEISGNGGRGIALTNASGGGVIRDINVGTTNHANPFGYGRNAGGGIQVDTAVPGLDLFMSNVQMNADASQPQPFGVKLNADDSYLNVMMKNVFTNGNGTGIQLSETSQQLTAYMDNVRSNNNSNAGIQIDGTGGSITVFGTNVAAMQNGSNNLQIGTQAAPIKTSTVGVTFSESNFSNSVGGSGIVFSQLGGAGTLNLTNVNAIGNAIDGLGIYATNNTLMNANVRDSQFQNNVRDAFHVEGTLGSTVNLFVDPTDASGSGRDALYYRLNDSRLNVAFLENNLNNSGRSAVHGELSQNSVVNLFFDYNTARNSGGDGFYLNATGNSFANLEFSHGTLANSGRLVNGSSAFNIISDNSTINLLSNLSPANNIAPNGTVSNQAYGLKLDLKNASLFNGNIYNGDFSDTLVNAVRIDATTGSDAALTLLNTSGSRSGSDGFVANVDYSRVMTDFTNSDFNNSGRDGMNFKVSNGGILNSRFNNSSLSNSERSGIYGDVSGAASVASISMLNGSNINNSGANGVEYIMNDGEFNFASRSSSISNNGQNGAGSGVLGVINNGAVNRLDFANATINNNADNGIFVTSRNDSIVQASVNLGSVDNNGTSLMSLRGNDGIRLDIERSPFSFLQVYNGASVSGNGNNGISIRADQGTNFVGAIGTDIYGRAGQGVQIVNNGVALPPFVNSRTGLEVVATSNSQVGLSLNSVTLGNTFPFGSQQIGMNLFASGNSHIDASVVSSNLSNNAANAVNTTVTGPSSEINLAMANVQADRSGSIGGLFNALNGGSLNVYTSANTSFSQSGGAGMFVRADGANSVANFNLVSTSLDANGTFFGGQGFFGVASNGGNLNTAMVTSSVSSNANQGIQLTTNNPGSLTRMNVVGSTVDFNGSEGLLINVGDEGEVQYRSIGNSYNGNGNNGGLDGVNVTAIGNGASDSAKALLLFYGDTMDFNAGDGISLTALDGATLTTSIEAGTSASSNGRYGIQVDASGTNTKFNLLMTGLNTFEGNVLGPIAGLDFSFMDQAVVSLTGSYDTTGVQANFTNVNNGLFALSGPGTVNSATGDGVNVQMTNVTNGSVLINGVSSINDSVGDGIQIGMNNVANGAINLFGPTEIARSGGRGIDISLTDTTLVSNLGLNVALAPVEVLTVTDNLSSPLNNQLPVPVVKELLSLGTVANTALIVQGQTVTNSGAEGIAVTLNNSLIEAGETYLSQNSVSQSTGDGILITANNSIADGIKIVGTSSNSNTGNGLNIVGNGASLRDLTISSGGTGVNTGLDFTITGNTFPAGGGTFNLINTSGTSTADVTGFTLDTSTSVSGAIFNTQGGANYPFTPYNGTDVTTGLATVNGTVVPVPGADPYPPTLVDDFSQLLELTFTSFAPGENFQWDNDFDLTPGGDETVYGSDLIGSTIQVDYTGGLTLGGTLVALPGNPEGSHFVATTGNIGQSSFSSNGADGIQFNLNNTDLSNLTVAGAVIQSNGTSQVGHGIEFTGNGGTVTNSTLDNITLVGNTVSLNTGDGVRLVNAQTVNSTINMIINENSISQNTGSGLNMTLVNGGQDLRASIARNMITENGLNAANPALNAAGINVVLGDNANYTGGFDSNTISGNGTQGVNLQMGLNGQITSNFTNNVINGNLAEGINLALKNGGHFEGAQFYGNQIGTAAERNGGMGVKLVVPDQASFNWNLGDTTRAGNEITGNTDAGVGILMTGASTGVLNVANSTFSNTVNGPDQNFNGDGLRTFQQGASSLTGTMVQSTFTNNVGNGAQMTVTGNNLGVFASLNNFVVGGATADLGNTFTNNGANGLEFSRTADGQINNMTIQNNQFLTNSANGLAVLAANEFRTDTYTINDNRFVANSLNGILFDERADANIRADIARNTITNNGTNGIQLIEQVNNASDLRGMTGTWTQNLIANNAGDGIALNGRTVGLVISNSQITLNQQNGIEVTGAGSLTIDQNEITYNGTLANLNTAALNAGIKMDVAPTSSIVVTNNLVDNNFGDAIQYQISAGYSGFTSNVAIVNNEVTNNHGRGINMINRGYNTTNATISNNYVAANRLEGVYIVNTASTTQAIWASSTTPLVADGSVFSSPNLNLVMDGNTVIGNGLNSDLAGTGLVIRIGTSDGGYGPSFAGGFASQGYGGVVARIDNNFLGGNFGDDVLFHSFVSTVAPVQSAGTWSTTEYTVTAYQSDPLSRFDLTYRNNTTDPGSFDQFGTSLGGFGSRDQALVAFYNNDEGTFKSRLNDADPAGPFNSASRARNATRLAARIPFYNAPVVSPDGGFQLYPGMGASVWRASADSDPVFVRDGFPYTNTGDANGFFLNGVGNNGELPYGWGTF